Sequence from the Longimicrobiales bacterium genome:
CGCCCCGGGTGATCATCGTCGACGAGCCGATGGTCGGGCTGGACCCCAAAGGGGCGCGCCAGATCAAGGACCTGCTCCGCAACTTCGCCGCACAGGGCGGGACCGTGTTCCTCTCGACGCACACGCTCGAGGTCGCGGAGGCACTCTGCGACCGCATCGCGATTCTTCACCAGGGCGAGATCCGCGCGCTCGGCACCATGGCGGAGCTGCGGCGCGAAGCGGAGGCGGGCGCCGCGGGCCTCGAGGAGATCTTCCTGCGGCTGACCGGCGACGAGGACGTGACCGCGGTGCTGGCGGCGCTGCGCGAGGAGCACGAACGCGCATGAGCGCTCGCGCGGGAACGCTGCGTCTCATGGGGGAGGGGCTGCCTCGGGAGGTGTTCCGATGAGCACGGCGGTTCACGCAGCGGAACGACGGTTCCGCGAGGCCGGCGTGCTGCGGCTGCTCGCGCCGAAGTGGATGACCCAGCGGCGCCGGCTGGGGCAGGGAGCGAGCGTCGCGCGCACCGTGCTGCTGGCGCTGGTCGCCGGCATCTTCTGGCTCGTGCTGTTCGCCCTGATGTACCGGATGCTGCGCTACTTCCAGGGGAGCGGCGTGGGCGACGTCCTGGCCCTCAAGCTCCTCTCGCTGCTGCTGCTCGCGTTCCTCTCGATTCTGCTGCTTTCCAGCATCATCACTGCGCTCAGCTCGTTCTTCCTGGCGCGCGACCTCGAGCTGATCGCGTCCGCGCCGGTCGATGCAGTGCGCGTGTACGGTGCGCGGCTCGTCGAGACGCTGATCCAGGCGTCGTGGATGATGGTGATCGTGCTCGCGCCCGTGATCACCGCGTACGGCGTGATCTACGACGGCGGCCTGCTCTACGCCGTGAACGCAGCGGTGGCTCTCGTTGCGTTTCTCGTGCTGCCGGCCGTCGTCGGGGCGGCGCTCACGCTGGTGCTCGTCAACGTCTTTCCCGCGCGCCGCGCACGCGATCTGCTGGCGCTCGTCGCACTGCTGGGCGCGGGCGCGCTGGTCGCGCTGGTGCGGCTGCTGCGGCCCGAGCAGCTCGCGAGCCCCGAGGGCTTCCGCGACCTGGTCGACTTCATCCAGGTGCTGCAGACGCCGCAGTCGGTGTGGCTCCCGAGTGACTGGGCGGCGCAGGCGATCCTCGCACCGCTGGGCGTGCTGCCGCGCGGCGTCGACATCTTCCCGCTCGTGCTGCTGGTGATGACGGCAGCGGCCTTCGTCGTGCTCGGCGCGGTCCTGCACGTCCGGCTGTACCCGGAGGGCCTGAGCCGGGCGCAGGAGGGGGCCTCGCAGAAGGCGGGTCCGCACGGCCGCCGGCGAGCCGTGCTGGAGCGGACGCTCGGTGCGCTGCCCGTGACTGCGCGCAGCCTCGTCGCCAAGGACGTCAGGGCGTTCTTCCGTGACACGACGCAGTGGTCACAGCTCATCCTGCTCGTCGTGCTGGTCGTCGTCTACATCTACAACATCCGCGTGCTGCCCCTGTACTCCGGTGAGCAGGTCGGCTTCTTCCTGACCAATGTCATCTCGTTCCTGAACCTGGGGCTGGCGGGTTTCGTGCTCGCCGCGATCGCCGCGCGCTTCATCTTTCCGGCGATCAGCCTGGAGGGGCGCACCCTCTGGCTGCTGCGCTCCGCACCACTCGATATGCGAACACTGCTGTGGAGCAAGTACTGGGTCGGCGTGCTGCCGCTGCTCGTGCTGGCGCTCGCGCTGACCTTCGGCACGAACCTGATCCTGCGCGTCGACGCGTTCATGATGGTGCTGTCGCTCGTGACGATCACGCTCGTGACCTTCGGGATCGCGTCTCTCGCGCTGGGCTTCGGTGCGCTCTTCCCGAAGTTCGACACCGACAACGCGGCGGAGGTCTCGACCGGTTTCGGCGGGCTGGTGTTCATGATGGTCGCGGTCGCGTTCCTCGGCATCACGGTGATGCTCGAGGCCTGGCCGGTGTACACGGTGCTGCGAGCGCGTGCGCTCGGCCGGCCGATCAGCTCGGGCATGTACACTGCACTGGGTGCAGGACTCGGTGCGGCACTGCTGCTCGCGCTGACTGTCATCACTGTACCGCTGCGCATTGCGCGTGCGCGCGTGCAGCACCTGGATCGCTGAGCATGGACGTTGACGCGCAACGCGTCCGCGACGAACAGGACCTGGAGCTGGCGCTCGACGCGGCGCGCGCGGCCGCGGACGTCGTGCGCAGCTACATCGGCCGCAACCTGGACGTTCGCCACAAGTCACCCAACCAGCCGCTCACCGAGGCCGACCTGGCCGCCGACCGGCTGCTGCGGGAGCGGCTGGGCAGCGCCAGGCCGGAGTACGGCTGGCTCTCCGAGGAGACAGCAGACTCGCCCGACCGGCTCGGGCGGAGATCCGTCTGGATCGTCGACCCGATCGACGGCACGCGGTCCTTCATCGCGGGTCGGCCGGAGTTCAGCATCTCGGTCGGCCTGGCTGTGGATGGGGTGCCCCGCGCAGGGGTGATCGTGAATCCCGCGACACGCGAGATGTTCCACGCAGTGCGCGGCGGGGGCGCGTACTGGCGCGAGGAGAATGGCGGTGAGCCGCACCGGCTTCGGGCCGAGCCGCGTCCCGGTGCGGAGCTGGTTGCGTCCCGCTCCGACGTGAAGGCCCGATGGCTGCAGGAGATCGGGCGCGGCTGGACGCTGCGCCCGCTGGGCAGCACGGCCTACAAGCTGGCGCTCGTCGCCGCGGGCCGGGCCGCGGGGTATATCACGCGAGGCCGCCGCAGCGAGTGGGACCTCTGTGCGGGTGTCCTGCTGGTCGAGGAAGCAGGAGGTCGCATCACCGATGCGTCGGGTGCGCCGATCCCCTTCAACCGGCGTGACACGGACGTGGAAGGTGTCATCGCAGCGCCGCAGGCGTTGCACGCGCAGCTGCTCGCGCACGGCGGCAAGGGAAGCAGAGGACGATCATGACGTTCTTCATCATTGGTGCGGTGATCGCGCTCGGTGCCGGCATCTGGGTCGGCCTGGGCCATCCGGGCATGCAGGGGCGCGAGGACCGCATCGTCGAGCCCGGCCGCGCCCAGCGCCTCGAACGCAAGCGGCTGGACTGGCTGCGGCCGCCGGAGCGTGACCGTGAGCGGCGGAGGCGCCGCTGATGCGAGCGGGAACCGTGCTGCTTGCCGGCGTTGCCTGCGTATCCGTGGGGATGCCGCTTGCCTTCATCGGCATTCTCGCGCCACCGCTGTTTCCCGTGGCGACGTGGGTGATCCTGCTCGGACTCGTCGCGTGTGGAGCTGCCGGTGTGGTCGGCCTGGTCAGTGCTTCAGGAGAAGATGGTCGCGAGCACGGCTGACCCCATTCCGATCATGCCGCCCAGTACGTAGCCGAGCCGGACGATCAGCTGCAGTTCCCGCTCGGTGACCCCCTTGATGAGCTCCTCCACCTGCTGCGTCGGAAATTCCAGGATCTTCTGCTCGACCTTGGCCGCGATGTCGATGCGCTGCGCGACCGGGGGCACCTGCCGCTGCACCCAGTCCCAGAGCGGCTCGGCGAGCGCGCGCTCGACGCGGGCGGGGACATCGGCGCCGAGCCTGTCACCGAGCCGGCCGAGCTTCTTCGACAGCACGGCTTCGATCAGCCGGTCGACGGCGTCCGCGTAGATCTCCCTAGCGCGCTCGCTCCGGGCAGCGCGTGCCACCACGTCCGCGACGCGCTCGGTGGGCACGTGACGCAGCACGTCGCTCCAGGTGCGTCGCTCCGCACTGGCGATCGTCGCGCGCAGCTTTTCGACGAGGAAGCCGCGTGTCTGCGGATCACGCGCGAGCTGCATGACCCAGCCCTCGACGGTAGCACGCACGTCACGCACGGATGCGTCCTCCGCCGTGCCGAGCACGTCCGTGACGGGCTTGCGCAGGAAGTCGACGATCGCGTCGTTCACGCCACGCGCCATCGCATCGCGGACGTCGTCGTCCTGCAGCATCTCGGCGATCTTGGCCGCACCCTCCTCCTCGATCGCCTTGATGACCCTGTCGATCGTCTCGGGCGTGATGATGAGCGCGGCCACGAGACGCTGGTGGAACTTCAGGTCGCGCATGAAGCGGTCGAGCAGCTCGTGCACGATCTTCTCGACACGGCTGCGAGCGGCAGGCTCCTCCATCAGGCCGCCGAGCCGCTCCAGGGCGATCGGCAGGTAGCCGCTGATCGCGCGCTCGACCGCGGACACGAGGCCCTGCGGCAGCAGCTCCTGGAATGTGCGGCCGGGCTTCAGCAGCCGCTGTGTGCCGCGGTCGAGGTAGTCCGCGATCGCGGCCTCGAAACCGGGCGCCTCCACCGCGTCCGCGATCCATCGCTCCGCCGACTCCGCGAGCGCGTGCTCTCGCTCGGGCGTGAGGACATCCCCGATCGGGCGGTCCGCCACCTCCCGGCCGAGCGCGTCCGCCCAGCGGACCGTTGCAGAATGGAAATCGTCGGACGCGAGCCATGCGTCCAGCCGCAGCAGACCGTGCGCGCCCGCCTGCTGGAGGAGTGCACGCAGCTCTTCCAGCACGTCCGGCGGCAGAATCTCCTTCAGGGCGCCCCGATCCTCATGGAACACCGCCACGATGAACGCGGTCAGCCGTTCGTCGAACGCGGCGCGGAACCCGGGCTCCTGCAGGCTGCGCGAAAGGTCCTCCGGCGTGAGCAGCTTGCCCCCCACCGTGCGCCCCATCGCCGTGGCGAGCCTGGCCTTGTTCTTGGGAATC
This genomic interval carries:
- a CDS encoding DUF445 family protein, which encodes MDPELVRALVTVAFGAIAGGVTNSVAVWMLFNPHEPPRLFGRELRLLQGAIPKNKARLATAMGRTVGGKLLTPEDLSRSLQEPGFRAAFDERLTAFIVAVFHEDRGALKEILPPDVLEELRALLQQAGAHGLLRLDAWLASDDFHSATVRWADALGREVADRPIGDVLTPEREHALAESAERWIADAVEAPGFEAAIADYLDRGTQRLLKPGRTFQELLPQGLVSAVERAISGYLPIALERLGGLMEEPAARSRVEKIVHELLDRFMRDLKFHQRLVAALIITPETIDRVIKAIEEEGAAKIAEMLQDDDVRDAMARGVNDAIVDFLRKPVTDVLGTAEDASVRDVRATVEGWVMQLARDPQTRGFLVEKLRATIASAERRTWSDVLRHVPTERVADVVARAARSERAREIYADAVDRLIEAVLSKKLGRLGDRLGADVPARVERALAEPLWDWVQRQVPPVAQRIDIAAKVEQKILEFPTQQVEELIKGVTERELQLIVRLGYVLGGMIGMGSAVLATIFS
- a CDS encoding 3'(2'),5'-bisphosphate nucleotidase CysQ; its protein translation is MDVDAQRVRDEQDLELALDAARAAADVVRSYIGRNLDVRHKSPNQPLTEADLAADRLLRERLGSARPEYGWLSEETADSPDRLGRRSVWIVDPIDGTRSFIAGRPEFSISVGLAVDGVPRAGVIVNPATREMFHAVRGGGAYWREENGGEPHRLRAEPRPGAELVASRSDVKARWLQEIGRGWTLRPLGSTAYKLALVAAGRAAGYITRGRRSEWDLCAGVLLVEEAGGRITDASGAPIPFNRRDTDVEGVIAAPQALHAQLLAHGGKGSRGRS